In Sinorhizobium mexicanum, one DNA window encodes the following:
- the doeB gene encoding N(2)-acetyl-L-2,4-diaminobutanoate deacetylase DoeB: MSEQHLRPSPISATVDFEAEGVQHGFLRLPYSRDDSAWGSVMIPITVIKNGEGPTALLTGGNHGDEYEGPIALFDLARTLGPDAMTGRVIIVPAMNYPAFTAGTRTSPIDKGNMNRSFPGRPDGTVTEKIADYFQRELLPLADIVLDFHSGGKTLDFLPFCAAHILPDKEQEARAFELVKAFGAPWSMKMLEIDAVGMYDTAAEEMGKVFITTELGGGGTATARSAGIAKRGVRNVLRAAGILKGAVETSKTEWLDMPDGDCFAFAEETGLVEFLADLGEVVQRGSVIARIHPTGRTGAEPVEIHARMDGIFTARHYPGLIKAGDCCAVLAIPV, translated from the coding sequence ATGAGCGAGCAGCATCTGCGGCCGTCGCCGATCAGCGCGACGGTCGACTTCGAAGCCGAGGGCGTGCAGCACGGTTTCCTGCGGTTGCCTTACAGCCGCGATGACTCCGCCTGGGGATCGGTGATGATCCCGATCACCGTCATCAAGAACGGGGAGGGTCCGACGGCGCTTCTTACCGGCGGCAACCACGGCGACGAATACGAAGGGCCGATCGCGCTCTTCGATCTCGCCCGGACACTCGGGCCGGATGCGATGACGGGACGGGTCATCATCGTGCCGGCGATGAACTACCCGGCCTTTACCGCCGGCACCCGTACCTCGCCGATCGACAAGGGCAACATGAACCGCAGCTTTCCGGGAAGGCCGGACGGCACGGTGACTGAGAAGATCGCCGACTATTTCCAACGTGAGTTGCTGCCGCTCGCCGACATCGTGCTCGACTTCCACTCGGGCGGAAAGACGCTTGACTTCCTGCCGTTCTGCGCGGCGCACATCCTGCCCGACAAGGAGCAGGAGGCAAGGGCGTTCGAACTGGTCAAGGCGTTCGGCGCGCCCTGGTCGATGAAGATGCTGGAGATCGACGCCGTCGGAATGTACGACACCGCGGCCGAGGAGATGGGCAAGGTGTTCATCACCACCGAGCTTGGCGGCGGCGGAACGGCAACCGCCAGGAGCGCCGGCATTGCCAAACGCGGCGTCAGGAACGTGCTTCGCGCCGCCGGCATCCTCAAAGGTGCAGTCGAGACATCGAAGACCGAATGGCTCGACATGCCGGACGGGGACTGTTTTGCTTTCGCCGAGGAAACCGGGCTTGTCGAATTTCTGGCCGACCTCGGCGAGGTGGTCCAGCGCGGCTCCGTGATCGCGCGTATTCATCCGACCGGCCGAACCGGCGCCGAGCCGGTGGAGATACACGCGAGGATGGACGGGATATTCACTGCACGTCACTACCCTGGGCTGATCAAGGCGGGCGATTGTTGTGCGGTGCTGGCGATCCCGGTCTAG